The region TATAAAACGCCAGCAAAACGCAGACGAGGTGTCGGGTCTACTACGAGTTTGGACAAGCCAACCTCTTCCGCAGAAAGACCAAGAGCCAAACCGAGCAGCTGTGTAAAGTACACAACCGGAATATCGTAACGGGTGCCGTTTGCACGGTTTACCTGTCCCTGACGAAGATCAAGGTTCATCTGGCATAATGGACAGGCAGTTACAATAATCTCTGTGTTCAGGCTATCTGCAACATCAAGCAGACGACCGGAAAGCTCAGTAACAATGTCTTTCTTCGGCATACCGGCAGCAGCACCGCAGCATTCAACTTTAAGCGGGAAAGGCAGTACAGTTGCGCCACACGCTTCCATGATCTTATCCATTGCCATTGGATTTTCAGGATCATCAAACTGCATGAGTTCCGGTGGACGGTTCATAATGCAGCCGTAGTAACAAGCTACGTTAAGGTCTTTAAGCGGTTTAACAACAGCCTTTTTGATAGCGTCCAGCCCAACTTTTTCTACGATAAGCTGCAATGTAGAAACAACGCTTGCAGCTTCCTCACAAGATTCATCGAGAAGTTCTTCTACCTTCGGGCGGTAGTTTTCATCTGCGATTTTATGTGATGCTGTGCGAAGGTTAGCAAGACAGCTAGGACAAGGAGTAATAACCTCATCCTGACCCTGTTTTGCTGCAAGTACGAGGTTACGTGCAGAAAGAGCAGCAGAAAGAGTGTGGTTTACTGTATGAGCCGGAGTGGAGCCGCAACAGCTCCAATCGTCGATTTCATTAAGCTCGATACCGAGCTTTTTACAGACTGCGCGGGTGGATTTGTCATATTCTACAGACGTTCCACTACCGGAACAGCCCGGGTAGTATCCTACAGAAATGGACATTAACTGTTCTCCTTGGCAGCGCCGCGTTCTCTGAAACGTTTGAAGATTTCAGAAACGTGTTCTTTACCGCGAATTTCGTGCGGTTTAATCGAAAGCTTATTTTTAGGGAGCATAGCTGGAGCAAGATCAACGTCTGTCCAGAATCTACCTGTTTTAGTGATGTATGAAGCCGTTACGCCAAGCTCATACACACGACCGTGCTTTTCGACTGACTCAAGGAAAGCGTCACCAAAAGCTTTAACGTTACGCTCAGTTGCGTAACCAGCTTCGCGTGCCATATGACGCAGAACATCCATAATTTTGGCAACATCAATACTGTTTGGACAACGAGTTGTACAGGACTGACAAGTAGCACACAGCCAAATAGAATGGCTTTTAAGAACGGCATCACGCTGACCAAGCTGCACAAGACGCATTATGCGACTAACAGAAAGGTCATACGCGAAATTATAGGGACAGCCAGCAGTACAGTTGCCACACTGGTAACAACTTAGCACATTCTGTCCGCTTCTCTCCTGAACTTCACGGATGAATTCTTTATCCGGTGAGTTAAGAGGGATAGTTTCCATGGCTCCTCCGAGTGTTAACTGAAAAAGGCAGCAAATTGGCATAAACACATGCCGTGAACACCTGTTCAGTAATCGTGATACAAAGAAAAAAAGACGAATGAGGTACTTACAAACCCCAATTGATATACCTCAAGCGCAAGGTAAAAAGATTGCGAGAGCAATACGTTCAGAAAAATACTCCGAAGAGCACCGTTTTTTTGTTGCTTGAACCCACAAGAAACAACATTCCGGTTATCTTCGGTAGTGGTGTGCTTTACCTTGCGCAATATACTCTTCAACGTTGAGGCTACTCGTTGTGCGGGTACCAATCACACAAGCCTACCCCAAAGTGTATCACACTATTTATAAACATAGACTAACGCCGCTAACAAGCATTGGCAACCCGTATAGTCGTTTTTTTTGGATTTATCCATTGAAGAAAAAAATATATTTATCAACAAGTTATGAAAATACTATCAACTTAACTATCTATTTTTACTCAATTTTTCAAAAAAAGTGTAAGCGGTTCAGAAAATTCTTCAATCATTTACGCCTGTTATTTTTGATTGAACACTCAATCACTACAAGCAAAGCACGCCATTCCATGCACACATAAAAACGGGAAAAAAAGTGAAACTATATTCACTCTTTTTCCCGTTTACCAGCCCGAAGGCTCGGAGTGTTTCCATTGGCCGGAGGCGTCCCTCCGGCGCTTTATGTGCAAACAGGCAGCGTGCCCGTCCTGCGCTACACAACCTGTATTATGCCCACAAAACGCAAGCCTACCATGATTTCAAATCGTAAAAGCACTTTTATAACAGATAAATACACAATAACACATGTACCTATCCATCACTTCCACTTATGACGGGTTCTTTACTGCTCCACATATTTTCAGTAGGTTATCCTACAACTATTGCTTCAGAACAAGGAACTAGTATGCCCGGATATAAAGGACACCTTGCAGGTGGCGCAGCGTTAGGGGGCAGCACCATAGCTGCCGCAGTTTATTTTTCATATCTTCCAAAAGACATATGGCTTCTGGCAGCACTTTTTTCCATCGCAGTTATGGCATCATTGTTTCCAGATACGGACACCGAATCCAAAGGGCAAAATTTTTTCTACTCCATAATGGCTCTCACCGACGTAGTACTTATCATTAATAAATATTATGAGTGGGCAGCGATTTTAGGATTATTTGCCATGCTTCCGGCATTAGGAAAACACAGAGGCTGGACGCATACATGGTGGGCTATGCTCATTGTTCCGGCTCCTATCATGATTCTTCCTTGGATATTTTTTAGGGAAGACTGGATGGTAACCCTGCCCTTCTACTTAGCCGCAGTAGTCGGATATTTTTCTCACCTGCTGCTGGACAGAGAGTTTTAACACAAAAAATCCTGCTGAACCAATTCAGCAGGATTTTTTTACCATTGTCATTATGTGACGCGTA is a window of Halodesulfovibrio sp. DNA encoding:
- a CDS encoding CoB--CoM heterodisulfide reductase iron-sulfur subunit B family protein; the encoded protein is MSISVGYYPGCSGSGTSVEYDKSTRAVCKKLGIELNEIDDWSCCGSTPAHTVNHTLSAALSARNLVLAAKQGQDEVITPCPSCLANLRTASHKIADENYRPKVEELLDESCEEAASVVSTLQLIVEKVGLDAIKKAVVKPLKDLNVACYYGCIMNRPPELMQFDDPENPMAMDKIMEACGATVLPFPLKVECCGAAAGMPKKDIVTELSGRLLDVADSLNTEIIVTACPLCQMNLDLRQGQVNRANGTRYDIPVVYFTQLLGLALGLSAEEVGLSKLVVDPTPRLRFAGVL
- a CDS encoding 4Fe-4S dicluster domain-containing protein → METIPLNSPDKEFIREVQERSGQNVLSCYQCGNCTAGCPYNFAYDLSVSRIMRLVQLGQRDAVLKSHSIWLCATCQSCTTRCPNSIDVAKIMDVLRHMAREAGYATERNVKAFGDAFLESVEKHGRVYELGVTASYITKTGRFWTDVDLAPAMLPKNKLSIKPHEIRGKEHVSEIFKRFRERGAAKENS
- a CDS encoding metal-dependent hydrolase, with protein sequence MPGYKGHLAGGAALGGSTIAAAVYFSYLPKDIWLLAALFSIAVMASLFPDTDTESKGQNFFYSIMALTDVVLIINKYYEWAAILGLFAMLPALGKHRGWTHTWWAMLIVPAPIMILPWIFFREDWMVTLPFYLAAVVGYFSHLLLDREF